In one window of uncultured Acetobacteroides sp. DNA:
- a CDS encoding VOC family protein gives MHIDHIAIWTTDIERMKNFYSTHFGCKASARYDNRQKQFSSYFLTFGSGARIEIMQRVDVTEVVGKESIGLAHFAVTVGTAQQVDLLTQKMEEAGVTVASYPRTTGDGYYESVVLDPDGNRIELTAAR, from the coding sequence ATGCATATCGACCACATCGCCATTTGGACCACCGACATAGAGCGGATGAAAAATTTCTACTCGACACATTTTGGCTGCAAGGCATCAGCCCGATACGACAACCGCCAAAAGCAGTTCTCGTCCTACTTTCTCACCTTCGGCAGTGGGGCACGTATTGAGATCATGCAACGGGTAGATGTCACCGAAGTGGTGGGTAAGGAGTCCATAGGACTAGCCCATTTTGCCGTTACCGTAGGAACCGCCCAACAGGTAGACCTCCTCACCCAAAAGATGGAGGAAGCAGGCGTCACCGTAGCCAGCTATCCCCGAACAACCGGAGATGGCTACTACGAGAGCGTGGTGCTCGACCCCGACGGCAACCGTATCGAGTTAACCGCAGCCCGGTAA
- a CDS encoding serine hydrolase, which translates to MKAKSFLLYVFLLIVVAFAACRKDNANKQDPTPTPTELDDIFDAAASNPNLRCLIVYKDGKIVKEKYYQSNVANTPHDVRSVTKSVMATLVGIAIDKGYIQSEQVPIGDYLKAYLPITDTAKANIKLYHLLTMSAGMFSDELTSTTRYLDWFNAPDQLAFTLNQPFITKPGQSFYYDSGIAHLTSAVLVQATGMSTYQFAKKYLFTPLGIGDRNWLVDKRGINNGGAGLELTPYDMLAIGKLYLNKGSYGNTQVVSESWVAKATTAKITTNNAQPYGPNYGYFFWVGSLSSHDYFFANGYGGQFIVVVPDANLIVVATNSWANVSSTVAIQQWSSTMSIIANKIIPLYNPK; encoded by the coding sequence ATGAAAGCAAAATCGTTCCTGCTCTACGTATTCCTGCTCATCGTCGTGGCATTCGCAGCATGCCGAAAGGATAATGCGAATAAGCAGGATCCCACCCCCACCCCTACCGAGCTCGACGATATATTCGATGCTGCTGCCAGCAATCCCAACCTGCGATGCCTGATAGTGTATAAGGATGGGAAAATAGTAAAGGAGAAGTACTACCAATCGAACGTAGCCAACACCCCGCACGACGTTCGCTCGGTTACCAAAAGCGTAATGGCGACGCTAGTTGGAATAGCGATAGACAAAGGCTACATCCAATCGGAGCAAGTGCCCATTGGCGACTACCTAAAAGCCTATCTACCCATCACAGACACCGCCAAGGCCAACATAAAGCTCTACCACCTGCTGACAATGAGCGCTGGAATGTTCAGCGACGAGCTTACCAGTACAACAAGGTACCTAGACTGGTTCAATGCTCCCGACCAGCTAGCCTTTACACTAAACCAGCCGTTTATTACCAAACCTGGGCAAAGCTTTTACTACGACTCGGGCATCGCACACCTCACCTCAGCCGTGCTAGTTCAAGCAACGGGGATGTCAACCTACCAGTTTGCGAAGAAATACCTTTTTACACCACTTGGTATAGGCGATAGAAATTGGCTAGTAGATAAGCGAGGGATAAATAACGGAGGTGCAGGGCTAGAGCTCACGCCCTACGACATGCTAGCCATCGGAAAACTGTACCTAAACAAAGGTAGCTACGGCAATACCCAGGTAGTTTCGGAAAGTTGGGTAGCTAAGGCAACAACAGCAAAGATAACAACCAACAATGCTCAACCTTATGGGCCCAATTACGGCTACTTTTTCTGGGTAGGCAGCCTATCATCGCACGATTACTTCTTTGCAAATGGCTATGGCGGACAATTCATCGTCGTAGTCCCCGATGCGAACCTTATTGTGGTTGCCACCAACAGCTGGGCCAACGTTTCGTCCACCGTAGCCATCCAGCAATGGAGCAGCACAATGAGCATAATCGCCAATAAGATAATCCCGCTGTACAACCCGAAGTAA
- the glyA gene encoding serine hydroxymethyltransferase, whose product MVRDTQIFDLIAKERERQTHGVELIASENFVSEQVMQAMGSVLTNKYAEGYPGARYYGGCQVVDIVEQLAIDRLKELYGAEYANVQPHSGAQANMAVFMACLKPGDTFMGLDLAHGGHLSHGSPVNISGTLYNPIGYKVNEEDGRVNYDNMEQMAIEHKPKLIVGGASAYSREWDYKRMREIADKIGAIFMVDMAHPAGLIAAGLLENPVKYAHIVTSTTHKTLRGPRGGIILMGKDFENPFGIKTPKGEVKMMSAVLNSSVFPGIQGGPLEHVIASKAVAFGEALTPEYKVYQAQVKKNAAALAKTFVDMGYKVISNGTENHLMLIDLRTKYPTITGKQVENTLVKADITINKNMVPYDSRSPFTTSGIRVGAPAITTRGLKEDQMPLIVEYIDTVIANIENEAKIASVRAEVNKMMKDLPLFAW is encoded by the coding sequence ATGGTTCGCGATACACAGATATTCGATCTAATTGCGAAGGAGCGTGAACGCCAAACTCATGGCGTAGAGCTCATCGCTTCAGAAAATTTCGTTTCAGAACAGGTAATGCAGGCAATGGGTTCTGTGCTTACCAATAAATATGCCGAAGGTTATCCAGGTGCTCGTTACTATGGCGGGTGTCAGGTAGTAGACATCGTGGAGCAGCTTGCTATCGATCGTCTTAAAGAACTTTACGGTGCAGAATATGCTAACGTTCAGCCACACTCGGGAGCGCAGGCAAACATGGCCGTGTTTATGGCTTGCCTAAAGCCTGGCGATACATTTATGGGGCTCGACCTTGCGCATGGTGGTCACCTTTCTCATGGCTCTCCAGTAAACATATCGGGTACGCTTTACAACCCTATTGGGTATAAGGTAAACGAAGAGGATGGCCGCGTAAACTACGACAATATGGAGCAAATGGCCATCGAGCATAAGCCTAAGCTTATCGTTGGTGGTGCTTCTGCCTACTCGCGCGAATGGGACTACAAGCGTATGCGCGAAATTGCGGATAAGATTGGCGCTATCTTTATGGTAGATATGGCTCACCCTGCTGGTCTTATTGCTGCTGGGCTGCTTGAGAATCCCGTAAAGTATGCGCACATTGTAACGTCAACCACCCACAAAACGCTTCGTGGACCACGTGGTGGCATTATCCTTATGGGTAAGGACTTCGAAAATCCTTTCGGGATAAAGACTCCTAAGGGTGAAGTAAAGATGATGTCGGCGGTGCTTAACAGCTCTGTTTTCCCTGGAATTCAGGGAGGACCACTTGAGCATGTTATCGCGTCTAAGGCTGTTGCTTTTGGCGAAGCTTTAACTCCAGAGTATAAGGTATACCAAGCGCAGGTTAAGAAGAACGCTGCTGCTCTTGCAAAGACTTTTGTTGACATGGGCTACAAGGTTATATCTAATGGTACTGAAAATCACCTTATGCTGATTGACCTTCGAACCAAGTATCCTACCATTACGGGTAAGCAGGTGGAAAATACGTTGGTTAAGGCTGATATTACCATTAACAAGAATATGGTTCCTTACGATTCTCGCTCTCCATTTACCACTTCGGGTATTCGTGTTGGCGCTCCTGCCATTACAACCCGTGGTCTCAAGGAGGATCAGATGCCGCTAATCGTAGAGTATATCGATACAGTTATTGCTAACATCGAGAATGAGGCAAAGATTGCGTCTGTTCGCGCAGAGGTTAATAAGATGATGAAAGATCTACCGCTGTTTGCTTGGTAG
- a CDS encoding chloride channel protein translates to MIQKIKRLPSRRLTLLFSVLTGIICGFAAITIKWLIHFVKLNLTGWLPTDSGSILLFAYPMIGVLLSIIFLRLFVRDDISHGVTKVLYAMSRKESRLKAHNMYTSMLATSLTIGLGGSVGAEGPIVMTGSAIGSNIGQFFRVDARMVMLLLGAGASGAIAGAFGAPLAGVIFTLEVLMLDLTMSAVVPLLLSTVCAVSITYLFVGSSIIFPERYILNFSVYNIPYYIILGIICGAASLYFTWASITIEGFFRRQKSLVSRFLIGGVLLGLLIMLFPSLYGEGYEAIGKLLTLKTDVLFEHTLYYNLNGEVWALLLIPLLIIFFKVPAMACTFGAGGVGGIFAPSLFVGGMVGFFVATSINVLFGMSLPVGNFTLVGMAGVLAGVMHAPLTGVFLIAEITGGYQLFIPLMLVSVLSYITVFSRNRHSLYTLRLAQSGDLITHHKDKAAITTMSLDEVVEADFIPVALNATLGELVKAVAKSKRNIFPVVDWGGCLKGVVLLDDIRHIMFDQSRYDEVLVSDLLILPPDQVVVGSTMEEVFAMFEESGAWNLPVVDSNGVYVGFVSRSRILSIYREKLVDLCND, encoded by the coding sequence TTGATACAGAAGATAAAGCGGTTGCCAAGTCGGCGGTTAACGCTTCTTTTTAGCGTCCTTACTGGTATTATCTGTGGGTTTGCGGCCATAACAATCAAGTGGCTTATCCATTTTGTGAAGCTTAACCTTACAGGATGGCTACCAACCGATAGCGGAAGCATTCTTTTGTTTGCCTATCCTATGATAGGTGTTCTTTTATCCATTATTTTTCTTCGTCTTTTTGTAAGGGATGACATTAGCCACGGCGTTACAAAGGTGCTTTATGCCATGTCGCGTAAAGAGTCGAGGCTAAAGGCGCATAACATGTACACGTCGATGTTGGCAACTTCGCTTACAATTGGGCTCGGAGGTTCTGTTGGCGCAGAAGGGCCAATCGTAATGACTGGTTCAGCTATAGGTTCGAATATAGGTCAATTCTTTAGGGTAGATGCGCGGATGGTTATGCTGCTTTTAGGGGCTGGTGCGTCTGGAGCTATTGCTGGTGCCTTTGGTGCTCCTCTTGCAGGGGTGATCTTCACCCTTGAGGTCTTGATGCTCGATCTTACCATGTCGGCAGTGGTTCCGCTGCTGCTTTCTACGGTTTGTGCGGTGAGCATTACCTACCTATTTGTGGGTTCATCCATTATTTTCCCGGAGCGGTATATCCTTAACTTTTCGGTGTATAATATACCTTACTATATCATCTTAGGTATTATTTGTGGGGCCGCTTCGCTTTACTTTACTTGGGCTTCCATTACCATTGAGGGCTTTTTTAGGCGACAGAAGAGTCTTGTTTCGCGGTTCCTAATTGGAGGAGTGCTCTTAGGTTTGCTAATTATGCTTTTCCCTTCGTTGTACGGAGAGGGATACGAGGCTATTGGGAAACTTTTGACGCTGAAGACTGATGTGCTTTTCGAGCATACTCTATATTACAATTTGAATGGAGAAGTTTGGGCGCTACTTCTTATCCCATTGTTAATCATCTTTTTTAAAGTTCCTGCAATGGCTTGTACGTTTGGAGCAGGTGGAGTAGGGGGAATTTTCGCCCCAAGTCTTTTTGTTGGGGGGATGGTTGGTTTCTTTGTGGCCACGTCTATAAATGTTCTTTTTGGGATGAGCTTACCTGTTGGCAATTTTACGTTGGTTGGTATGGCTGGTGTGCTTGCCGGGGTAATGCACGCCCCTCTTACGGGAGTCTTTCTTATTGCCGAAATTACAGGAGGGTACCAGCTGTTTATTCCGCTAATGCTGGTGTCGGTTCTTTCCTACATAACTGTATTTAGCCGTAATCGTCACTCGCTTTACACGCTGCGTTTGGCGCAGTCGGGAGACTTGATAACCCACCATAAGGACAAGGCGGCTATAACCACAATGTCGCTCGACGAGGTCGTTGAGGCTGACTTTATACCTGTAGCGCTTAATGCAACTCTTGGCGAACTGGTTAAGGCTGTTGCTAAGTCGAAGCGCAACATTTTTCCGGTTGTCGATTGGGGTGGTTGCCTTAAGGGGGTTGTTCTGCTTGATGACATTCGCCATATAATGTTCGACCAGTCGAGGTACGATGAGGTGTTGGTGAGCGATCTTCTTATATTGCCCCCCGATCAGGTGGTGGTGGGTAGCACCATGGAGGAGGTGTTTGCAATGTTTGAGGAGTCGGGGGCCTGGAACTTACCAGTTGTGGATAGTAATGGTGTGTATGTTGGGTTTGTCTCGCGATCGCGGATTCTCTCAATCTATAGGGAGAAACTGGTAGATCTCTGTAACGATTAG
- a CDS encoding DUF4403 family protein, translating to MALFIQGCSSTSNIPKPNEGYTSFEYKPTSSVVNVPVSLSEKMLNGKINSEISGLLFEDKNMQDDNVMLKVWKVQPIAVQINGMSIDYRIPLKIWLKGGMTKLGITVAKEVELQIALKYHTTFGISPDWSVSSKTVSSGFEWISNPSVSLVGFNVPVKYVADKIVAGMQGRVCSEIDNQIKAQFNIKAQMATAWKQVQQPMLINKDYNLWLKLTPSEITATPFATHNGMISTAVGVKSQTEVLVSSKAPAVTPVVKLPNFRLVQKSDGQFNFNIWTDIPYAEAEQMAVKEVKGKTFNSGSKAVTVNSLQIYGSNGKVVVGANLSGSFNGTVYFVGVPVYNKEKQAVEITDFDFEMQTKNILLKGAAWLFKSTIKEKIKENMVFPISSYLNTAKNTANTSLKNNHSVQNIAINGVVDQIDIDNIYLADKSFKVLGVAKGKLNVAVEGLNF from the coding sequence ATGGCTCTTTTTATTCAGGGGTGTTCTTCTACATCTAATATTCCTAAGCCTAATGAGGGATATACAAGTTTCGAATACAAGCCAACCTCATCGGTGGTAAATGTTCCTGTTTCTCTAAGCGAAAAGATGCTCAACGGTAAAATCAATAGTGAGATTAGCGGGCTACTTTTCGAAGACAAGAATATGCAGGACGACAACGTAATGCTTAAGGTCTGGAAAGTTCAGCCTATTGCTGTTCAGATCAATGGGATGAGCATTGACTATCGAATTCCTCTTAAAATTTGGTTGAAAGGCGGAATGACTAAGCTAGGTATTACGGTTGCTAAGGAGGTAGAACTTCAAATAGCCCTAAAGTATCACACTACATTTGGTATATCACCCGATTGGTCTGTTTCTTCAAAGACTGTTTCTTCAGGATTCGAATGGATTAGTAATCCATCGGTTAGCCTTGTCGGGTTTAATGTTCCGGTTAAGTATGTAGCTGATAAAATTGTTGCAGGAATGCAAGGACGGGTTTGCTCGGAAATTGACAACCAGATTAAGGCTCAATTCAACATTAAAGCGCAAATGGCTACAGCGTGGAAGCAAGTTCAGCAACCAATGCTAATTAATAAGGATTACAACCTTTGGCTTAAGCTAACTCCTTCAGAGATTACTGCTACTCCATTTGCCACCCACAACGGTATGATCAGTACAGCAGTAGGCGTTAAGTCTCAAACTGAAGTGCTTGTTTCATCAAAGGCTCCTGCTGTTACACCTGTGGTAAAACTACCGAACTTCCGATTGGTTCAAAAGTCCGATGGCCAGTTTAACTTCAATATCTGGACGGATATTCCTTATGCAGAAGCAGAACAAATGGCTGTTAAGGAGGTAAAAGGAAAGACGTTTAACTCGGGGAGTAAGGCCGTTACCGTAAATAGCCTTCAGATTTATGGAAGCAACGGAAAGGTTGTTGTTGGCGCTAACCTTTCGGGTAGCTTTAATGGTACAGTTTACTTTGTAGGTGTTCCAGTTTACAACAAGGAAAAACAGGCTGTTGAGATTACCGATTTCGATTTCGAAATGCAGACCAAAAACATTCTACTTAAAGGTGCAGCATGGCTCTTCAAGAGTACAATTAAGGAGAAGATCAAGGAAAACATGGTGTTCCCAATTAGCAGCTACCTTAACACTGCTAAGAATACCGCAAATACAAGCCTTAAGAACAACCACTCAGTTCAGAATATTGCCATCAATGGTGTAGTAGACCAAATTGATATCGACAATATTTACCTTGCCGACAAGTCGTTTAAGGTACTTGGAGTTGCAAAGGGGAAACTTAACGTTGCCGTTGAGGGGTTAAACTTCTAA
- a CDS encoding DNA-binding protein: MRTITFNELRKIKDSLPEGSIHRIAESLHVTDETVRNYFGGANYRSGQTVGIHIEKGPDGGVVELDDTTILDMALHMLSEKS; the protein is encoded by the coding sequence ATGAGAACTATTACGTTTAATGAACTCAGAAAAATTAAAGACAGTCTTCCAGAAGGAAGCATTCATCGCATCGCTGAGTCGTTGCATGTAACCGATGAAACAGTTCGCAACTACTTTGGCGGTGCTAACTACCGATCAGGACAAACTGTTGGAATTCACATTGAAAAGGGGCCAGACGGAGGGGTGGTTGAACTTGACGATACCACGATCTTGGATATGGCATTACACATGCTTAGCGAAAAATCTTAG
- a CDS encoding pyridoxamine kinase produces the protein MFSNPVKRVAAIHDMSGFGRVSLTVIIPILSSMGIQVCPLPTAILSTHSQYEGFEFVDLTPNMQPIIDHWKRLKLHFDAIYSGFLGSAAQIDIVAKFIDDFRDEKVMVVVDPVLGDNGKRYTPISEDMVTEMQMLVKKADIITPNLTEVFLLLNEPYTPKVNHEQIRSYLLRLAEMGPKIVMITSIPATDDQHTSVIAYNREDGRFWKVSCSYLPAAFPGTGDTFASVIVGSILQGDSLPIALDRAVNFASLGVRATFGYPGKPLEGILLERILPSLSQAVQPTSYQLLNWSSN, from the coding sequence ATGTTCTCGAATCCTGTTAAACGCGTTGCAGCAATACACGACATGTCTGGCTTTGGGCGAGTGTCGTTAACAGTTATTATACCGATACTTTCGTCGATGGGAATTCAGGTTTGCCCCTTACCCACAGCCATCCTTTCGACGCATAGCCAATACGAAGGCTTCGAGTTTGTAGATTTAACGCCAAACATGCAGCCAATAATTGATCATTGGAAGCGGCTCAAACTTCACTTCGATGCTATTTATAGCGGGTTCCTTGGTTCTGCTGCCCAAATTGATATTGTAGCAAAGTTTATTGATGATTTTAGAGATGAAAAGGTGATGGTTGTTGTAGATCCCGTATTGGGTGATAACGGAAAACGTTACACTCCAATTAGCGAGGATATGGTAACCGAAATGCAGATGCTCGTAAAAAAGGCAGATATAATCACCCCAAACCTTACCGAGGTGTTTCTGCTACTCAACGAACCGTATACTCCCAAGGTAAACCACGAGCAAATCCGCAGCTACCTGCTTCGTCTCGCTGAAATGGGGCCAAAGATTGTAATGATAACAAGCATCCCTGCAACGGACGATCAACATACCTCTGTAATTGCCTACAATCGCGAAGATGGTCGATTCTGGAAAGTATCCTGCAGCTATCTTCCGGCTGCCTTCCCCGGAACGGGAGATACATTTGCAAGCGTAATTGTTGGCTCAATTCTACAAGGCGATAGCTTACCTATAGCGCTAGATAGGGCGGTAAACTTTGCGTCTCTTGGCGTAAGAGCCACTTTCGGGTATCCAGGAAAACCGCTCGAAGGAATACTGCTCGAACGTATTCTTCCATCATTAAGCCAAGCGGTACAGCCAACCAGCTACCAGCTACTCAACTGGAGCAGCAACTAG
- a CDS encoding cation diffusion facilitator family transporter has translation MHEHSNHSNHSKHHHAHHPHGALKTALFLNGGFAIVEFFGGILTNSTAILSDAIHDLGDAAAIGTAIYFEKISQKQRDGKYTYGYKRYSPLAALINTLILLVGSTAVLFQAIPRLLNPQPLHTSGMMLLAVFGLLFNGIAVIRLRHNSTTISQRAVMLHLFEDVLGWLAVLLGSVLIKLTGWTIIDPILSLGIAAFILYNVFKNLKAIFYIFMQSAPDSVDENEVREKIMSLPHVIDVHDVHLWSMDESYHVATLHVVVPQGLSSEDQVGLKQSIGKFMADFDVNHVTIEVEFDSETCQKCN, from the coding sequence ATGCACGAGCATTCCAACCATAGCAACCATAGCAAGCATCATCACGCCCATCACCCCCATGGCGCCCTAAAAACAGCGCTGTTTCTTAATGGTGGCTTTGCCATTGTTGAGTTTTTTGGAGGAATATTAACCAACTCAACAGCGATTCTTTCCGATGCCATTCACGATTTGGGCGATGCCGCCGCAATTGGAACGGCCATCTACTTCGAAAAAATATCGCAAAAGCAGCGCGATGGAAAGTATACCTATGGCTATAAGCGATACTCGCCATTGGCAGCTCTTATTAATACGTTGATTTTGCTCGTAGGCTCAACTGCCGTTCTTTTTCAGGCAATTCCCAGGTTGCTTAATCCACAACCGCTTCATACATCAGGAATGATGCTGCTTGCAGTATTCGGGTTGTTGTTTAATGGCATTGCAGTGATTCGCTTGAGGCACAATTCTACTACAATTTCGCAGCGCGCTGTCATGTTACACCTTTTTGAAGATGTTCTTGGTTGGCTTGCCGTGTTATTGGGTAGTGTGCTGATTAAGTTAACGGGATGGACTATTATTGACCCGATATTGTCATTGGGAATCGCTGCATTTATTCTGTACAACGTATTCAAAAATCTGAAGGCTATTTTTTACATCTTCATGCAATCGGCTCCCGATAGCGTTGATGAAAATGAAGTTCGCGAAAAAATCATGTCTTTGCCTCATGTTATAGACGTGCACGATGTTCATCTTTGGTCGATGGATGAAAGCTACCATGTGGCAACCCTGCACGTTGTGGTACCGCAGGGGCTTAGCAGTGAAGATCAGGTTGGATTAAAACAAAGTATAGGCAAGTTCATGGCAGATTTTGATGTCAACCATGTAACCATTGAGGTGGAATTCGATTCAGAGACCTGTCAGAAGTGCAACTAG
- the hemH gene encoding ferrochelatase, which yields MRGIILVNTGSPASPLPGDVGRYLSEFLMDERIIDIPFIFRFLLVRGVIVPFRKYKSAKAYGAIWTDDGSPLLVNSIRLAHKVEGLSGVAVEVAMRYGSETVESALARLKARVANLSEVVVVPMFPHYAMSSYESAALHAKSELQRLDGRLAVKVAKPFYNQPGYIASLVNLFASLDLSQYDWLQFSYHSIPIRQLQKSLSTVSKEHALDVNYQHQVEETSRLVAQQLGMMDRYGVSYQSAMGKSWLGPSTSEVLTDLPKRGVKRILVISPAFVAENLETLKDINVEARKIFMDAGGTEYTYVSCLNDSSQFAQFIVDWVESV from the coding sequence ATGAGGGGAATAATTCTAGTAAATACGGGAAGTCCAGCATCTCCATTGCCTGGGGATGTTGGTCGTTACCTCTCCGAATTTTTGATGGATGAGCGGATAATCGACATTCCGTTCATCTTTCGCTTCCTCTTGGTGCGAGGTGTAATCGTCCCTTTTCGGAAGTACAAGTCAGCAAAGGCGTATGGCGCTATTTGGACCGACGATGGCTCGCCGCTGCTCGTTAACTCCATCCGGTTAGCCCACAAGGTCGAAGGGTTGTCGGGTGTTGCCGTCGAGGTTGCCATGCGGTATGGTAGTGAAACAGTCGAAAGCGCTCTAGCTAGACTGAAAGCAAGGGTGGCAAACCTATCAGAGGTGGTGGTAGTGCCAATGTTTCCCCACTATGCAATGTCGTCCTACGAAAGTGCTGCGTTGCACGCCAAAAGCGAGCTGCAGCGTCTCGATGGCCGCTTAGCGGTAAAGGTTGCAAAGCCGTTCTACAATCAGCCCGGCTATATTGCTTCGCTGGTTAACCTATTTGCTTCGCTTGACCTATCGCAGTACGACTGGCTGCAGTTTTCCTACCATAGCATCCCAATTCGGCAGCTGCAAAAATCGCTTAGCACTGTTTCGAAGGAGCATGCTTTGGATGTAAACTACCAGCATCAGGTAGAGGAAACATCGAGGCTTGTAGCCCAGCAGCTAGGAATGATGGATAGGTATGGCGTATCTTACCAGTCGGCGATGGGGAAGAGCTGGCTAGGACCTTCAACTAGCGAAGTCTTGACGGATTTGCCCAAGCGAGGGGTCAAAAGAATACTTGTAATTAGTCCTGCCTTTGTTGCCGAAAACCTAGAAACGCTCAAGGATATCAATGTCGAAGCGCGTAAAATATTTATGGATGCAGGTGGAACGGAGTACACCTACGTTTCTTGCTTGAATGATAGTAGCCAGTTTGCTCAATTTATTGTCGATTGGGTTGAATCGGTATAA
- the nfo gene encoding deoxyribonuclease IV, protein MKYFGAHVSASGGVENAPANASKIGAKAFALFTKNQRQWKSAPLSATSISSFKASCEKYGYTPAQILPHDSYLINLGHPEEEGLAKSREAFLDEMMRCEQLGLDRLNFHPGSHLGKIDEETCLRTIAESINLALDKTRGVAAVIENTAGQGSNLGFRFEQIRYIIDHVEDKSRVGVCIDTCHAFSAGYDLSTQESFDKVFADFEAIVGFRYLKGMHLNDTKKALGSKVDRHENIGSGILGVDAFKFIAKDSRFDGIPLILETPDESLWAQEIAQLYSFV, encoded by the coding sequence ATGAAGTATTTTGGAGCACATGTTAGCGCATCGGGAGGAGTTGAGAACGCACCTGCCAATGCCAGTAAGATAGGCGCAAAGGCGTTTGCGCTGTTTACGAAGAATCAGCGCCAGTGGAAATCGGCGCCGTTGTCGGCTACCTCCATCAGCAGCTTTAAGGCCAGCTGCGAGAAGTATGGGTACACGCCAGCGCAGATACTTCCCCACGACAGCTACCTGATTAATCTAGGGCATCCCGAGGAGGAGGGGTTGGCCAAGTCGCGCGAGGCCTTCCTCGACGAGATGATGCGCTGCGAGCAGCTGGGGCTCGATAGGCTCAACTTTCACCCAGGAAGCCATCTGGGGAAGATCGATGAGGAGACCTGCCTGCGCACCATTGCCGAGTCTATCAACCTTGCTTTGGATAAAACCCGTGGGGTTGCCGCAGTCATCGAAAATACGGCGGGGCAGGGGTCGAACCTTGGGTTTAGGTTCGAGCAGATTCGGTATATCATCGATCATGTCGAGGATAAAAGCCGTGTAGGCGTGTGCATCGACACCTGCCACGCGTTCTCCGCTGGATACGATTTGTCTACGCAGGAATCTTTCGATAAAGTCTTTGCCGATTTCGAGGCCATCGTTGGCTTTCGCTACCTAAAAGGAATGCACCTTAACGACACCAAGAAGGCGTTGGGCAGCAAGGTGGATAGGCACGAGAATATTGGTTCTGGTATTCTTGGTGTCGATGCCTTTAAGTTTATAGCCAAGGATTCTCGGTTTGATGGTATTCCTCTTATCCTGGAAACTCCCGATGAAAGCCTTTGGGCGCAGGAGATAGCCCAACTCTACAGCTTTGTGTAG
- a CDS encoding DUF3298 and DUF4163 domain-containing protein, translated as MRLFIFLATSYTLLLNIASCTSVNGGSTANSIDTIKYEYRTAKFVQESDRIKDSSLLFRSSITFPLFDKKQNAVLADSINTFIRYTTFGGYQTAEEAMKTFVDESIRQTKDEEGLPMLGWESMDSITVISNTPSVVSLRRKHYSFTGGAHGNPSETYTCFSASRGKRLRLEDVAEAGRLSELEAISIAQLKQDRGIKEPSTLEESGLFVAKDELPLPASFALTRQGLLMAYDYYEIASYADGVISYTIPYSKLKGILKPEFILSE; from the coding sequence ATGCGACTATTTATTTTTCTTGCGACCAGCTATACCCTGCTTCTTAATATAGCCTCGTGCACAAGCGTAAACGGTGGAAGCACTGCCAACAGCATCGACACCATCAAGTACGAATACCGAACGGCGAAGTTCGTTCAGGAAAGCGATAGGATCAAAGACTCATCGCTTCTTTTCCGATCGTCCATAACCTTCCCCCTATTCGACAAAAAGCAAAATGCCGTGCTGGCCGACAGCATCAATACCTTTATTAGGTACACAACCTTTGGAGGATACCAGACCGCCGAGGAAGCCATGAAGACGTTTGTGGATGAGAGCATCCGCCAAACCAAGGACGAGGAAGGGCTGCCGATGCTGGGCTGGGAAAGCATGGATAGCATAACCGTAATATCCAATACGCCATCGGTGGTGTCGCTGCGGCGCAAGCACTACTCGTTTACCGGCGGTGCCCACGGCAATCCCTCCGAAACGTACACCTGCTTCAGCGCCAGCAGGGGCAAGCGGCTAAGGCTTGAGGATGTTGCCGAGGCTGGCCGGCTATCCGAGTTGGAAGCCATCAGCATTGCCCAGCTTAAGCAGGATCGGGGCATCAAGGAGCCGTCGACGCTTGAGGAGTCGGGCCTTTTTGTTGCTAAGGATGAGCTCCCCCTGCCCGCGTCGTTTGCCCTCACCCGCCAAGGCTTGCTCATGGCGTACGACTACTACGAGATTGCCAGCTATGCCGATGGCGTCATCAGCTACACCATCCCCTACAGCAAACTCAAGGGGATTCTTAAGCCGGAATTCATTTTATCCGAATAA